A region of Arabidopsis thaliana chromosome 5, partial sequence DNA encodes the following proteins:
- a CDS encoding S-adenosyl-L-methionine-dependent methyltransferases superfamily protein (S-adenosyl-L-methionine-dependent methyltransferases superfamily protein; FUNCTIONS IN: molecular_function unknown; INVOLVED IN: biological_process unknown; LOCATED IN: cellular_component unknown; EXPRESSED IN: 12 plant structures; EXPRESSED DURING: 7 growth stages; CONTAINS InterPro DOMAIN/s: Methyltransferase-16, putative (InterPro:IPR019410); Has 30201 Blast hits to 17322 proteins in 780 species: Archae - 12; Bacteria - 1396; Metazoa - 17338; Fungi - 3422; Plants - 5037; Viruses - 0; Other Eukaryotes - 2996 (source: NCBI BLink).): MGTHYINRWRNTASRLANNNSTSDMDIALFSPASLFAADGDSSDGETTETSQNFVERNHQFPGIELQIREFGFHQLNANLLWPGTFAFADWLLQHRYLIERRRCLEIGSGTGALAIFLKKEFNLDITTSDYNDQEIEDNIVHNCIANKIIPSLPHIKHTWGDEFPISEPDWDLIIASDILLYVKQYPNLIKSLTFLLKKYKPTNVVSPAEDTELPRPVFLMSWRRRIGKDDESLFFTGCEEAGLEVKHLGNRVYCIKLRESNL; the protein is encoded by the exons ATGGGAACACATTATATAAACCGTTGGAGGAACACAGCCTCTCGCTTAGCTAACAACAACTCAACGAGTGACATGGACATCGCCCTCTTCTCACCGGCGTCGCTCTTTGCTGCAGACGGTGACTCCTCTG ATGGAGAGACGACGGAGACGAGCCAGAACTTCGTTGAGAGAAATCATCAGTTTCCTGGAATT GAACTGCAAATTCGGGAATTTGGTTTCCACCAGCTGAATGCAAACTTGCTGTGGCCAGGTACATTTGCCTTTGCTGATTGGTTACTGCAGCATCGATATTTGATCGAAAGGCGGCGCTGTCTCGAGATAGGAAG TGGCACAGGGGCACTAGCTATATTTCTTAAGAAAGAGTTTAATCTCGACATAACTACTTCAGATTACAATGATCAAGAGATTGAAGACAATATTGTTCATAACTGTATTGCAAACAAGATTATCCCTTCTCTGCCTCATATCAAGC ATACATGGGGTGATGAATTTCCAATTTCGGAACCAGATTGGGATTTGATCATAGCCAGTGATATCCTTCTAT ATGTGAAACAGTACCCAAACTTGATTAAGTCTCTGacttttcttctcaaaaaatacaaaccaacCAATGTCGTTAGTCCAGCAGAAG ACACAGAACTGCCTCGTCCTGTGTTCTTAATGAGCTGGAGACGAAGAATTGGGAAAGACGATGAGTCTCTATTCTTTACGGGCTGCGAAGAAGCTGGCCTGGAGGTGAAGCATCTCGGAAACCGAGTTTATTGTATCAAGCTTAGAGAAAGCAACCTCTGA
- a CDS encoding S-adenosyl-L-methionine-dependent methyltransferases superfamily protein, translated as MGTHYINRWRNTASRLANNNSTSDMDIALFSPASLFAADGDSSDGETTETSQNFVERNHQFPGIELQIREFGFHQLNANLLWPGTFAFADWLLQHRYLIERRRCLEIGSGTGALAIFLKKEFNLDITTSDYNDQEIEDNIVHNCIANKIIPSLPHIKHTWGDEFPISEPDWDLIIASDILLCKYPFPIRFIGKLYIYIFTFGFSQM; from the exons ATGGGAACACATTATATAAACCGTTGGAGGAACACAGCCTCTCGCTTAGCTAACAACAACTCAACGAGTGACATGGACATCGCCCTCTTCTCACCGGCGTCGCTCTTTGCTGCAGACGGTGACTCCTCTG ATGGAGAGACGACGGAGACGAGCCAGAACTTCGTTGAGAGAAATCATCAGTTTCCTGGAATT GAACTGCAAATTCGGGAATTTGGTTTCCACCAGCTGAATGCAAACTTGCTGTGGCCAGGTACATTTGCCTTTGCTGATTGGTTACTGCAGCATCGATATTTGATCGAAAGGCGGCGCTGTCTCGAGATAGGAAG TGGCACAGGGGCACTAGCTATATTTCTTAAGAAAGAGTTTAATCTCGACATAACTACTTCAGATTACAATGATCAAGAGATTGAAGACAATATTGTTCATAACTGTATTGCAAACAAGATTATCCCTTCTCTGCCTCATATCAAGC ATACATGGGGTGATGAATTTCCAATTTCGGAACCAGATTGGGATTTGATCATAGCCAGTGATATCCTTCTATGTAAATACCCATTTCCCATTCGATTTATCGGAAAactatacatatacatttttacattCGGTTTTTCGCAGATGTGA
- a CDS encoding S-adenosyl-L-methionine-dependent methyltransferases superfamily protein (S-adenosyl-L-methionine-dependent methyltransferases superfamily protein; CONTAINS InterPro DOMAIN/s: Methyltransferase-16, putative (InterPro:IPR019410); Has 30201 Blast hits to 17322 proteins in 780 species: Archae - 12; Bacteria - 1396; Metazoa - 17338; Fungi - 3422; Plants - 5037; Viruses - 0; Other Eukaryotes - 2996 (source: NCBI BLink).) — MDIALFSPASLFAADGDSSDGETTETSQNFVERNHQFPGIELQIREFGFHQLNANLLWPGTFAFADWLLQHRYLIERRRCLEIGSGTGALAIFLKKEFNLDITTSDYNDQEIEDNIVHNCIANKIIPSLPHIKHTWGDEFPISEPDWDLIIASDILLYVKQYPNLIKSLTFLLKKYKPTNVVSPAEGADTELPRPVFLMSWRRRIGKDDESLFFTGCEEAGLEVKHLGNRVYCIKLRESNL, encoded by the exons ATGGACATCGCCCTCTTCTCACCGGCGTCGCTCTTTGCTGCAGACGGTGACTCCTCTG ATGGAGAGACGACGGAGACGAGCCAGAACTTCGTTGAGAGAAATCATCAGTTTCCTGGAATT GAACTGCAAATTCGGGAATTTGGTTTCCACCAGCTGAATGCAAACTTGCTGTGGCCAGGTACATTTGCCTTTGCTGATTGGTTACTGCAGCATCGATATTTGATCGAAAGGCGGCGCTGTCTCGAGATAGGAAG TGGCACAGGGGCACTAGCTATATTTCTTAAGAAAGAGTTTAATCTCGACATAACTACTTCAGATTACAATGATCAAGAGATTGAAGACAATATTGTTCATAACTGTATTGCAAACAAGATTATCCCTTCTCTGCCTCATATCAAGC ATACATGGGGTGATGAATTTCCAATTTCGGAACCAGATTGGGATTTGATCATAGCCAGTGATATCCTTCTAT ATGTGAAACAGTACCCAAACTTGATTAAGTCTCTGacttttcttctcaaaaaatacaaaccaacCAATGTCGTTAGTCCAGCAGAAG GAGCAGACACAGAACTGCCTCGTCCTGTGTTCTTAATGAGCTGGAGACGAAGAATTGGGAAAGACGATGAGTCTCTATTCTTTACGGGCTGCGAAGAAGCTGGCCTGGAGGTGAAGCATCTCGGAAACCGAGTTTATTGTATCAAGCTTAGAGAAAGCAACCTCTGA
- a CDS encoding S-adenosyl-L-methionine-dependent methyltransferases superfamily protein, with the protein MDIALFSPASLFAADGDSSDGETTETSQNFVERNHQFPGIELQIREFGFHQLNANLLWPGTFAFADWLLQHRYLIERRRCLEIGSGTGALAIFLKKEFNLDITTSDYNDQEIEDNIVHNCIANKIIPSLPHIKHTWGDEFPISEPDWDLIIASDILLCKYPFPIRFIGKLYIYIFTFGFSQM; encoded by the exons ATGGACATCGCCCTCTTCTCACCGGCGTCGCTCTTTGCTGCAGACGGTGACTCCTCTG ATGGAGAGACGACGGAGACGAGCCAGAACTTCGTTGAGAGAAATCATCAGTTTCCTGGAATT GAACTGCAAATTCGGGAATTTGGTTTCCACCAGCTGAATGCAAACTTGCTGTGGCCAGGTACATTTGCCTTTGCTGATTGGTTACTGCAGCATCGATATTTGATCGAAAGGCGGCGCTGTCTCGAGATAGGAAG TGGCACAGGGGCACTAGCTATATTTCTTAAGAAAGAGTTTAATCTCGACATAACTACTTCAGATTACAATGATCAAGAGATTGAAGACAATATTGTTCATAACTGTATTGCAAACAAGATTATCCCTTCTCTGCCTCATATCAAGC ATACATGGGGTGATGAATTTCCAATTTCGGAACCAGATTGGGATTTGATCATAGCCAGTGATATCCTTCTATGTAAATACCCATTTCCCATTCGATTTATCGGAAAactatacatatacatttttacattCGGTTTTTCGCAGATGTGA
- a CDS encoding S-adenosyl-L-methionine-dependent methyltransferases superfamily protein (S-adenosyl-L-methionine-dependent methyltransferases superfamily protein; FUNCTIONS IN: molecular_function unknown; INVOLVED IN: biological_process unknown; LOCATED IN: cellular_component unknown; EXPRESSED IN: 12 plant structures; EXPRESSED DURING: 7 growth stages; CONTAINS InterPro DOMAIN/s: Methyltransferase-16, putative (InterPro:IPR019410); Has 375 Blast hits to 375 proteins in 142 species: Archae - 2; Bacteria - 36; Metazoa - 120; Fungi - 106; Plants - 76; Viruses - 0; Other Eukaryotes - 35 (source: NCBI BLink).) → MDIALFSPASLFAADGDSSDGETTETSQNFVERNHQFPGIELQIREFGFHQLNANLLWPGTFAFADWLLQHRYLIERRRCLEIGSGTGALAIFLKKEFNLDITTSDYNDQEIEDNIVHNCIANKIIPSLPHIKHTWGDEFPISEPDWDLIIASDILLYVKQYPNLIKSLTFLLKKYKPTNVVSPAEGKLNGADTELPRPVFLMSWRRRIGKDDESLFFTGCEEAGLEVKHLGNRVYCIKLRESNL, encoded by the exons ATGGACATCGCCCTCTTCTCACCGGCGTCGCTCTTTGCTGCAGACGGTGACTCCTCTG ATGGAGAGACGACGGAGACGAGCCAGAACTTCGTTGAGAGAAATCATCAGTTTCCTGGAATT GAACTGCAAATTCGGGAATTTGGTTTCCACCAGCTGAATGCAAACTTGCTGTGGCCAGGTACATTTGCCTTTGCTGATTGGTTACTGCAGCATCGATATTTGATCGAAAGGCGGCGCTGTCTCGAGATAGGAAG TGGCACAGGGGCACTAGCTATATTTCTTAAGAAAGAGTTTAATCTCGACATAACTACTTCAGATTACAATGATCAAGAGATTGAAGACAATATTGTTCATAACTGTATTGCAAACAAGATTATCCCTTCTCTGCCTCATATCAAGC ATACATGGGGTGATGAATTTCCAATTTCGGAACCAGATTGGGATTTGATCATAGCCAGTGATATCCTTCTAT ATGTGAAACAGTACCCAAACTTGATTAAGTCTCTGacttttcttctcaaaaaatacaaaccaacCAATGTCGTTAGTCCAGCAGAAGGTAAGCTAAATG GAGCAGACACAGAACTGCCTCGTCCTGTGTTCTTAATGAGCTGGAGACGAAGAATTGGGAAAGACGATGAGTCTCTATTCTTTACGGGCTGCGAAGAAGCTGGCCTGGAGGTGAAGCATCTCGGAAACCGAGTTTATTGTATCAAGCTTAGAGAAAGCAACCTCTGA
- a CDS encoding Cysteine/Histidine-rich C1 domain family protein (Cysteine/Histidine-rich C1 domain family protein; FUNCTIONS IN: zinc ion binding; INVOLVED IN: intracellular signaling pathway; LOCATED IN: cellular_component unknown; CONTAINS InterPro DOMAIN/s: Protein kinase C-like, phorbol ester/diacylglycerol binding (InterPro:IPR002219), DC1 (InterPro:IPR004146), Zinc finger, PHD-type (InterPro:IPR001965), C1-like (InterPro:IPR011424); BEST Arabidopsis thaliana protein match is: Cysteine/Histidine-rich C1 domain family protein (TAIR:AT2G02610.1); Has 1807 Blast hits to 1807 proteins in 277 species: Archae - 0; Bacteria - 0; Metazoa - 736; Fungi - 347; Plants - 385; Viruses - 0; Other Eukaryotes - 339 (source: NCBI BLink).), which yields MHHLDHTPSDRLLCPVERIQKDKDGKVTTISGGIHYIIKSSYFISNAEDEKPVHLLSLILRNRKEDKVLSFTFCYVCQIALLGEAYYVYFCSYCPNYYHKECVESPSVFHSSDHPKHPLQLLWIPDMSLEEERDKRCCSCKRGVDALFYYCSICDFAVHMACAGNPTSPTIDNPKRHKHTLHYFPRKSGLFCDVCALVDDSDYLYVCLLCDFIVHKRCVYLPYVIKVSRHNHRLTFTPNLPYEEPTVTDCGVCHAKINENYGEYSCTKKGCVYAVHSRCAMQSDVCDGKKLEGEPEEVYEDTKMFEEKGDGIIQHQSHPRHQLRLEKIFHDESHHCQACRRPSYDHGGNVYRCMQCDDFIFHESCAYLPRTKQFMLHVHPLTLDPSYNFIDWFQCGKCYRYSCGFRCMCSCAV from the coding sequence ATGCATCATCTTGACCACACTCCTTCCGATCGTCTCTTATGCCCAGTAGAACGAattcaaaaagataaagatggCAAAGTGACAACAATTAGTGGGGGAATCCATTACATAATCAAAAGTTCCTATTTCATTTCTAACGCTGAAGACGAAAAGCCTGTTCATCTCCTCTCCTTGATTCTTCGCAACCGAAAAGAAGACAAGGTACtatcttttactttttgcTATGTTTGTCAGATAGCACTATTAGGTGAAGCCTATTACGTTTACTTCTGCAGCTATTGCCCCAATTACTACCACAAAGAATGTGTTGAGTCTCCTTCCGTGTTTCATTCCTCTGATCATCCAAAACATCCTCTTCAACTTCTCTGGATTCCCGACATGTCTTTAGAAGAAGAACGTGATAAACGATGTTGTTCTTGTAAACGTGGCGTAGACGCACTATTTTACTATTGCTCTATTTGCGATTTTGCAGTCCATATGGCATGTGCGGGAAATCCAACATCCCCAACCATTGACAATCCAAAAAGGCATAAGCATACCCTTCATTACTTTCCCAGGAAATCCGGTCTGTTTTGCGATGTTTGTGCGTTGGTGGACGATTCTGATTACTTATATGTATGTCTCCTATGTGATTTCATTGTCCATAAACGATGTGTCTACTTACCATATGTCATAAAGGTGTCTCGTCACAATCATCGTCTCACTTTTACTCCCAATCTTCCTTACGAAGAACCAACGGTGACGGATTGTGGAGTTTGTCATGCAAAGATAAACGAAAATTACGGAGAATACTCTTGCACTAAGAAGGGATGCGTTTATGCAGTGCATTCCAGATGTGCTATGCAAAGTGATGTGTGTGACGGGAAAAAACTTGAAGGAGAGCCTGAAGAAGTATATGAAGACACTAAAATGTTTGAGGAGAAAGGCGATGGGATTATACAGCATCAGAGTCATCCACGTCACCAATTGAGACTTGAAAAAATATTCCACGATGAAAGCCATCATTGTCAAGCGTGCAGACGTCCTTCTTATGATCATGGTGGTAATGTGTATCGATGTATGCAATGTGatgatttcatttttcatgAATCGTGTGCATATCTTCCTCGTACTAAACAATTTATGCTACATGTTCATCCATTGACTCTAGATCCCAGTTACAATTTCATAGATTGGTTCCAATGTGGGAAATGTTATCGTTACTCTTGCGGTTTCCGGTGCATGTGTTCGTGTGCCGTGTGA